The Salmo trutta chromosome 6, fSalTru1.1, whole genome shotgun sequence genomic sequence GTCACGAAGGAAAATGGTTCATTCTCAACATTCTGCAAGAAGAATGATTTCCCTAATATCCCTGTTTTCATAGACACAATGCAGAACATCGCCGACGTAAACGTTCTACAACAACGTCCCTTTTATTTGTGTGATGCGTATTTGATTTTGAgttcggacatataaagtttgtatgtgaaaactacttctaagaTGTATACTTTCCGTttttccgaactcacttcactcgcgcAAAAAAAAGGAAGCTCGCGCTGCTCGTACGGGCAGGTCTAATACACCATACTGGTAATCATGTTTCATATGAATGTAATTACTCTGTTATGAGTTACAACATTTTCTGGTTGCTGTTATGTTACCAGTTGCAAAATATTTTTGTGATGTGATGGTGTCATTGGATACTTCCTAGGTCTATGGTTGTTTGCCTTTGTAGAGATGGGAAGCATGGAGGTCCTCCACATGTGTGGTATTAAGGAGCAGAAGAGAGAGTGGCTCCAGCCCCTGCTCAGTGGACATATCAAATGCTATTTCTGTATGACAGGCACACTCTCTACCCTAGAGCCATGCATTAATATATCtctatacaccgagtgtacaaaacattaggaacacctggtctttccataacatagactgaccaggtgaatccaggtgaaagctatgatcccttattgatgtcacctgttaaatccacttcaaatcagtggctgcatttcaaactcataaaagacacaccctcgtccacttaccctcgaATTATGCCCTTGGTGGAATCCCTGCGGCCGTATTTGTCGTccgtccaaatgattagccaagcaagggaagattgcaacgtaagcccctcagcccttgtTTTTAATGGAGTTtgtgagtgtacaattatgttcacttcagGGCCTGAAAcaccccataattcaatttgcgatgattgtacatccgctaagaaaagtcagccaaAATGGAGTCAACAtagtgtaagtaaaaacaaatgtaaataagttagaaattgtgctagtaatgcacaaacacgtctcgtaaaagtaattatgtttttgtttggtttttgaaaattgtagaaataaaacattttccttcttcagaagttccagctagccTGGCTAACgttatcatacagtaggcgtatattaataatgatatagttaatataagtagacatgcaattcTAATTGACTGTggcgcatataaagcacccacaagctactggtggctgaaaacacaatcactgggacgagtgacgaatttccggGCAAAAGGGTGGTCTATTTAATAAAATTAGTTCCTTCCTCCTtcccctgcaagtgtatactcggcagatgtcatgatacgtcatcagaagtgtccacttaatttgagggctcaCGCTTCGAACACACTGACACCGTTACTGAGCAAaatagtacgcagcatcatctggatatgtatgcaacaagagttcaacattcaccttctgctaccatttctgtcaagccgtctacgcatacagtttgacgcatacgttcgataaatccaatgtatgcagcacaccgaacgcactgcaactgcctctgcaacgcaatgctgcaaggcaaacgcagggTTTCATTGGAAACAAATGTAATTCTGCTGTACCAAAATGCATGatgtcggtgtgttcgaagcgtgaggggagagggtgtgtctgataagtgtttggactgcagcctttgtatatgaaggggaggagacaggttaaagaaggattttgaagccttgagacaattgagacatggattgtgtgtgtgtgccattcagaggatgaatgggcaagacaaaaggttTAAGTGTCCATGAACTGGGTGGTACGGCAGAAGGTGctaggcgcaccagtttgagtgtgtcaagaactgcaacgctgctgggtttttcacgcttaacagtttcccgtctgtatcaagaatggtccaccacccaaaggacatccagccaacttgacacaactgtggaaagcattggagtcaacatgggccagcatccctgtggaacgctttcgacaccttgttgagtccatgccccgattTAATTGAGGCTGTTTGTGGGCATATTCAAGATTTGTACAGACTCAGAGcttcaaaatggtatatcatacactgcagttggaGGAAACATGGGAAAGTTATGCTTCTTTGAAATTTGACAAACGTGTTCTCACTTAGAGACAAGTAGAAAAAATGCCCTAGAAAGATTTTCAGTTTCTAGAGAGCTCTTTCTTCCGTTGCGCCCATTCAGtgtcgttcacaccctcttaagcctttgTCATCTCTTTATGAATTTACATGGCAACGCATGAGTCATCATGGCATTGTCCTCCTGAAAGTAATTGTTCTACTTAAACTCCCACTGACCTTTATCGATAGCACcagctaaattcagggcagcaatgctTTTGAGAGCTGTACAGGGTTGGGCGATATGGCCGAAATATCACATCACGATATTTTTCTAATTATTGaaggtattttatgtttttgaataatagtTCTAAATATGCTTTAATAAGTAGTGCATGACTCTAGGGTGGAAACTAATGCATTCTAAGTGGTTTTAATAGGGCTTTCTCTCTGCTGATTGTTCTATACTGTTCAATCAAACTTCAACCAAAAATTAttctgcatttccttcactcattTGTTATCATTTCCACACGGTACCACATAAAAACTGTTGCGTTACATTTataatgtgcctactctggtcttgacatatgcgctctagccaacagcttgcagatacagtgctgGTAGGCTGTGCGGGTAGGTTGGTCTACATGATTATTATGGACAAGAGCGAGAATATTTCTATTTGTCAAACGGCAATAAAGCATCGATCATcacgtcaccagaataagaccctcaatatttattggaacggagcatcaagctcatcactgtgcactttcaccacccatcataacttatttcatctgtagcctaataaactgcatggttggAAGGACCACGCACCATATCATCGCTTGACTTCAAGTTAAttccatatgatggttattatatcaacatTTGCTCATAaaaggcgtttccaccgccatttcaaGCATTATTAATTTTACACATCCTACCATGTCGagcaaacaaatgttttttttttttacactggtatgactttactcgcacATTGTTTTtgggatggaaacgtggtttatGAACATGTATTTTCAATGGATTCAATGGCAGTTCTTACTTTCGCCACAAGTGGAATTGTGCCGATTTCTAGGGTGCTTTTGGCACCAGCACTGGCTCACAGGCcagattcatgacaaaaaaaagtATGTGTGCGCACCCAAACAGTGTTGCCAACTCAGCGACTTTGTCGCTATttttagcgagtattcagactcctctagcgacacattttcaaaaaagcgactagcgacaaatctagcgactttttctggtgttattggagactctgacgtgaaagcatgtatcgttcttactcttctcaacgagcagccCGTCCCAGagcactcacaggcggcccagtcctcgcgcagcagtccctcccagctgcagtcagagcaggagatgttcacccctccgcgtccagactgcaaatgaatcgcgcatgtgggaagccgccgctggctgatcccgccctggcttacataaaaaaatgttttttacctgaattagggccagactagttaccataattttctcacattgccattgacagtttttttctattgtctctttttggtccatttagattgttaatgtagattgtatataaaaatttaaaaaaatgttatggttaaaaatgttcatgttttactgtgacttgctgtaggctcctaagtggttaaaggttaaaaaccaaaccaaattaagaaaaataaaataaaataaggaaCTCCGCCAGAGTATCTCTTTAGGGTCACTTTTGCCGGTCCCAAGCCCAGAtgaaggaggagggttggaattgtgacataaaaaaaaacaagaatcaacagaagaaagttcatttgtagttctaaacatatttagggtgttttttactcactttttgtctctcccacgactTTATTCgtctctcctacagcgtccatcacaattacatgcacatggccaattatgcaaagtaggtgatgacgtcatttagcgacttctagtgacttttaggacagccaaacgctactttccttactgaggagttggcaacactgcacCCAAAACTCTTGCTAGCAAATTAGCAGTTCTCAACTGTTAAGTCTCATACTGGCAGTAAAAACGGAGGATTGCCATAATTTTTCGAGTTTCATCACTCAGTTATTCCATTTATATtccatttaacaaaccaaacattgaaatacgGTAAAGTAAAAATCCAAACCGGTTCGTGCATCAATACCAGTATATAATAAAATACGGTTTACCACACAGCCCTGGAGctgtagcaacacttttgcagttgcCCATTTACTATattcactgctcaaaaaaataaaggaaacacttaaacaacacaatgtaactccaagtcaatcacacttctgtgaaatcaaactgtccacttagaaagcaacactgattgacaataaatttcacatgctgttgtgcaaatggaatagacaacaggtggaaattaaaggcaattagcaagacacccccaataaaggagtggttctgcaggtggggaccacagaccacttctcagttcctatgcttcctggctgatgttttggtcacttttgaatgctggcggtgctttcactctagtggtagcatgagacggagtctacaacccacacaagtggctcaggtagtgcagctcatccaggatggcacatcaatacgagctgtggcaagaaggtttgctgtgtctgtcagcgtagtgtccagagcatggaggcactaccaggagacaggccagtacatcaggagacgtggaggaggccgtaggagggcaacaacccagcagcaggaccgctacctccgcctttgtgcaaggaggagcaggagaagcactgccagagccctgcaaaatgacctccagcaggccacaaatgtgcacgtgtctgctcaaacggtctgaaacagactccatgagggtggtatgagggcccgacgtccacaggtgggggttatgcttacagcccaacaccgtgcaggacgtttggcatttgccagagaatacCAAGATTGCCAAaatcgccactggcgccctgtgctcttcacagatgaaagcaggttcacactgagcacgtgacagacgtgacagagtctggagatgccgtggagaacgttctgctgcctgcaacatcctccagcatgaccggtttggcggtgggtcagtcatggtgtggggtggcatttctttggggggccgcacagccctccatgtgctcgccagaggtagcctgactgccattaggtaccgagatgagatcctcagaccccttgtgagaccatatgctggtgcggttggccctgggttccttctaatgcaagacaatgctagacctcatgtggctggagtgtgtcagcagttcctgcaagaggaaggcattgatgctatggactggcccgcccgttccccagacctgaatccaattgagaacatctgggacatcatgtctcgctccatccaccaacgccacgttgcaccacagactgtccaggagttggcggatgctttagtccaggtctgggaggagatccctcaggagaccatccgccacctcatcaggagcatgcccaggcgttgtagggaggtcatacaggcacgtggaggccacacacactactgagcctcattttgacttgttttaatgacattacatcaaagttggatcagcctgtagtgtggttttccactttaattttgagtgtgactccaaatccagacctccatgggttgataaatttgatttccattgattatttttgtgtgattttgttgtcagcacattcaactatgtaaagaaaaaagtatttaataagattatttctttcattcagatctaggatgtgttgtttaagtgttccctttatttttttgagcagtgtatatatttttttcaacgtGGTACTAAAGATTATCTATATACTGACCAGGGAAGCCCCAAttctgttatagacagaagcctgTGACATGACAGACCAATCAAAAAAGGATTCAAAAAGGACTCATCTCTCAGCATATCTAGCCCCTTCATTATCTCAGCTAATCATAGATCCTGCCTTTCTCCCTaaatagctcagtgctttctcctTGGCgaaactaggctcataattttacatttttattcatatttacggATCCCATATAAGTTTGAAaatatgcagtggtggaaaaagtacccaattttcatactaatagtaaagataccttcatagaaaacgactcaattaaaagtgaaagtcacccagtaaaatactagagtaaaagtctaaaagtatttggttttaaatatacttaagtatcaaaagcaaaagtaattgctaaaatatacttaagtatcaaaagtaaaagtatgaataatttcaaattccttatataaagcaaaccagacagcatcattttcttgtttttaaaatttatGGGTAGCCAGtggcactctccaacactcataatttacaaatgaagcatttgtgtttagtgagtctgccagatcagaggcagtagggatgaccagggatgttctcttaaaAAGTACATGAATTGGACCAAGTACTGTAGTGTCTAGTTTCAGAAACAGATGCCTTACAaggcctcaactggcagcttcattaaatagtacccgcaaaacaccaaactagacactctaatgtacttgtcgtcttgctcagttgtgcaccggggcctcccactcctctttctattctggttagagccagtttgcgctgttctgtgaagggggtagtacacagcgttgtacgagatcttcagtttcttggcaatttctcgcatggaatagccttcatttctcagaacaagaatagactgatgagtttcagaagaaagttattagtttctggccattttgagactgtaatcaaacccacaaatgctgatgctccagatactcaactagtctaaagaaggccagttttattgcttctttaatcagagaaccgttttcagctgtgccaacataattgcaaaagggttttctaatgatcaattagccttttaaaatgattaacttggattagctaatacaacttgccattggaacacaagagtaatggttgctgataatgggcctctgtacgcctatgtagatattccattaaaacaatctgccgtttccagctacaatagtcatttacaacattagcaaagtctacactgtatttctgatcaatttgatcttattttaatggacaaaaaatgtgctttcctttcaaaaacaaggacatttctaagtgaccccaaacttttgaacggtattgtatgtatcaaaagtaaaagtataaatcatttcaaattgcttatattaagcaaaccatacggcacaaatgtttttgttaatttactgatagccagcggcacactccaacacagacatcatttacaaacaaagcatttgtgtttagtcagTCCACCAGGTCAGAGGCCGTAagggtgaccagggatgttctcttaataagtgcatgaattggaccattttcctgtcctgctaagcattcaaaatgtaacgagtacttttgggtgtcaggaaaaatgtatggagtgaaaagtacattattttctttaggaatgtgtagtgaagtaaaagtagtcaaaattaTAAACTGTAAAGAaatagtacagataccccaaaaaacgacttaagtagtactttaaagtatttttacttaagtactttacaccactacctGCTGAGAAGGAAGCGGGTGCTGTCTCATGAACTCTGTGACCTAATGGAACATGGGCCTGACCTTTAGCCATCTGGACAAACAGTCTGGCATCTGCAGGGACAGATCTGGAGAGGCTATACACAGACAGACTCGCAACATACACCCATAcaaattgcacacacacacacacacacacacacacacacacacacacacacacacacacacacacacacacacacacacacacacacacacacacacacactaatgcgaTGATAGGGTGTAGTTTTAGTATCATGTGAACCAAAATACCTTTGTGCAATCTGCAGCCCAACCTGGGCCAACGGCTCCACACTCTGGCCAAACTGGGCAGCATTCGGAGCACTGGCATTGCACAGGAGGTGGCGGACATAGATGCCCtaaatcagagagagaaagagaagatagattgagaaagagagagtcggAATGACAGACAGAATAAAGTGAGAAAAATCACAATTTATGAGCCGCTATGATCCACTTATGATCCTCCTGATTTTCCCATCAGCATGAAAGAGGGAAAATGCCAATGGTGTCTATTTTCAACCGGGGGTCAGAGATAGATGAAAGCCAACGCAGATTGATgaactaaaaaaaaaaacgttttcaatTTAAGCCTCTCGTCTTTACAGAACCCACCCCAGGAGTCTGCTTTGGTTTGCCGTGTTCAGGTACAGACGAAAGATAATGAAAGCAGACAAgagaaaaaagtgtgtgtgtgtgtgtcttgatgAGATTTAATTAGATGAGAATGTGGACCTGGGAATATTTTGAGCTCATTAGCTGCCTCTTCAGCTGAACAGCCCCAAAGAGATGACAAGCTGGGAGATAGAGAAACTgctacagtgtgtttgtgtgttccttCATTTATACCAGTCTATCGAACGTCAGTGAAAAGGTGCATCTTATCACACAGCTCTATGGGGAGTAATTATAGACTCCTTAATGCACTCtgcgtgcatgtttgtgtgtgtgtgaaagagagagattaaCCTGAGCAATCCCTACCATCTTAAAGACAGAGAGGGCCAGGTAGAAGTTGAGCTGAGGCAGAGAGGATGGGATCCCCCTGCAGCGGCAGTAGATGGAGATCAGGTCCTCAGGAGTGGGTACACCTGGCCattgagagagaaatacagacattgGAAACTTAAGGCATCCGCACACATAGGTTCGGTTAGCTTctagcagaactcggctaggcGAAGCGACCGTCTTTGCTCTCATACTCCCAAAAGCCCTTCGCTTGAAAAATTAGAAAAAAATAGGCAATATTACtgttgtttgtccctcttgagccACAACATAGGCAgaaacacttcctcaaaatagtcagaattaatctaagataaatcaagaaatctgtcattcattttgacgaGGAGgtcttagtcgcgcaattttacatctacaGTAGCTAAGATGTTTGATgaagtatttctcaagtgaaaaaaatgtgcatgaaaactagtcGTCTCTCGCTGAATGACAACAAATGTTCCCACtcctactactagtagtactgttgaccaatcacagacgaaGGGACATAGACTTCGGCCACCGAAGTCTTTGACTTGCCTCAAGAAAACATTTTGCGTGTGTGAACTGCCAAAGACCAGAATGAACAAAAACGCCACAAAATGTAGTAACAATATATGCGCAAACTGTTCTGACTGGGAAGCATATGGTAAGCTTAgcgtgtgtgtactttactgtatttatacttagAATGCAGTTTTTCAATGGTAAAAGTTCAAAAATAGCTGGAGTGGGACTTTTAACTAAGGGTTTAGAGATCAGAAGCTGCCTTCAGCATTTCTAACAGTGTCAGATATAAGAGTTCAGAGGTTATACCCTCCACACCCTTCAGGCTGCCCATGCTGTTGAGGATGCTGAGGATACTGGGTCAATAGTTGGGCATCAGGAAGTAGGGCAGGTCTGCCATTGGCTGGTGCATGCTGGATAGCTCCCAGTCCAACACAGCCACCATATGTGCCTGGAGAGAGAGCATACACCAACACACATCCAATTCATTCCCCCTACCAAGCTACCCCCATATTCAATAAAAGCatggcccgtattcataaagtgtcacAGAGCAGATGATCCACGATCAGGTCCCACCTGTCCATgtgatcttattcattatgatatagaTCAGCACTGAGACGGAGGAAGGCCCACAACACTACCTCAGTAGGATGGAATATCAGGTTGTCCACTCGAAAATCCCCATGGACGAGGGCCACTTCATTTGATTGTCATTAGTGGACATGTTGCTCATCAGCCAATTCTGGGTAATAAACGGTAAAAATACTAAGTGCTTTAATTATGAACTTTGAGAATGGAAGGGATTATGTTATGTATTGGCTGTTTTTGTTTCGTTACTGCTGTATCGTTTTTCTCAGTTTGATTGTTTTTTTCTCCCTGTTAACcgtatatggggcggcaggtagcctagcggtgtgagcgttgggtcagtaaccactGTTCCCCTAGCGCCGAAGAactggatgttgattaaggcagcccccccacacctctctgattcagaagggttgggttaaacgcggaagacacatttcagttgaaggcattcagttgtacaactttcCCATATAATTAAAAATGACAATAAAAAATATTGAAAAGAGACAGGGATGGGAATTTGTGGAGGATATCCATCCTCTACCTGTCTCTTGCAGTAGCCAGGCCCTCTCCCCTACCCCTCTAGGTCCAGGGAGTGAAGACGGGCCAGAACCTCCACTGCTGCCACAAACAGGGCTGCCCTCTCCGCTGCAGGCTGAGGTACTGGGTACCCAGCAGAGAACAAGGCCTTCTGACACGATTCTCTCTGTCCACCTCAACACACCAAAGACAGAGAAGAATCCTTTCAAATAAATATGAGAAATTCATACATAACATAATGTGTAAAATTAAAAGCGTTGACAGAGCATCAAAGCCAGGTGTTTAGCCTACTTTGTCTCCCTCTATTGGACATAAATTATACagctaaaaaacaaaaacaactatGTCAATGAGCAGTGccttccagatgactacctcatgaagctggttgagagaattccaagagtgtgtaaagctgtcatcaaggcaaagggtggctactttgaagaatctcaaatataaaatatattttgatttgtttaacacggtttgggttactacatgattccatatgtgttatttcatagttttgatgtcttcacaatttttctacaatgttaaaaatacaaaaaatgtgtAGATGTGTCCAGacctttaactggtactgtaaatagtaaagtacagatacccccaaaaactacttaagtagtactttaaagtatttttactttagtactttacaccactggttataGAGCGGGTGCCGATACCGAGTCAATATGCAGAGGTAAAGGTTAATCGAGGTAATTtacacatgtaggtaggggtaaagtgactagataataaacagacaacagataataaacagcgagtagcagtagtgtaaaaacaaagggtgtcaatgtaaatagccatttgattaattgttcagcagtcttattgcttgggggtggaagctgttaaggagccttttggacctacacttgttgctccggtaccgcttgccgtgcggtagcagaaagaatagtctatgacttgggtgactggagtccaatttttttgggccttccttacccctgatcacacgtaaacacaggtcactttcatagcagccacttTGTACTGCTTGTCacatctatgtgctctcctcctctcacctcttcccttggcttgtggacttcaatgcacaacacatcagctgtatgtgaccagacgaaaaaaataaaaaatccaagccaaaccatatcataaccgccacacatagcctacatcgttgtcaccatatcagctaaagtaatgtcatagtcagcatagataatataactaatgtgttagtaaacccactacaatcatgcagtaacgttacagtgtacagtcagtaagcagttacaccggcaggccccggtggcaataaattagcaaaaccaaaagcttaccttgacttggaagagttccagtgttgtgttggaaagtcatagccagctagctaacatagcacccCTCTGTGAAGcctgtttcagtaggctaaactagctagctgcatttgctagctaagtaagaaaaattgaaagtgaaaaaaagagacaaaatctctctctctagcttctCTTTCATTTagaaagaaattaatttgttcaaaactgttcaactattgtctttctctctcttttagtcaactaccacattttatacactgcagtgcttgCTAACTGTACCTTATGCTTTCAGTACCCGATAATTCTCTGattctttgattgggtggacaacatgtaagttcatgctgaaacagctctgataggctggaggacatcctccggaagttgtcataattttgaaacgctattagcgcgcaccaccgctaactaactagccatttcacatcggttacacttggtgacattactatatatatagtatagtttaatctaaaaaatataactttttaaatgttttacaattaactttttttaatgaaattcactgaggaggatggttctccccttcctcctcttagGAGCCTTCACTGGAAAAGTGGGGTTGGACTGTtgcggcaggttgcctagtggttagagcgttggactagcaacctgaaaagttgcaagatcgaatccccgagctgacaaggtaaaaatccgtcgttcagcccctgaacaaggcagtctacacactgttcctaggccgtcgttgaaaataagaatgtgttcttaactgacttccctagttaaataaaaggtaaaatacattttaagaaACTGTCCAGCACTGAAATTATCAGACACGAAGGCTTGGACCGTGACTCACAAAATGTAATGAAGCATGCACATTTCTATGGAACACTTTAGCGAAAGAACTTACCTGCATTGTCTGACAGTGAGCTTGTCATTGTTGGACACTCCTTATGTCTTTCCAGCTAGATATCGCTGAAGATTGACAATGTTGAACATGTGCTGTTCACGAACAGGAGTTGTTTGGTCTTCCATAATTCAGTGTGGATGAATCATTAGAAAAAGCAAAGGTACAATTAATACAATATAGATAGTCGAATTGTTTCGTTTCAGTCGACATAGGTGAGTACCAGTGCATTACAGATCAAACCTAGCGCATGTCAGATGTTTGACGTTTTCTGTAAACCGTTACCGCAAGAGCGACTGAGCTCATTTCACAGATCTGTAAAAGC encodes the following:
- the acad11 gene encoding acyl-CoA dehydrogenase family member 11 isoform X3, translated to MTSSLSDNAGVPTPEDLISIYCRCRGIPSSLPQLNFYLALSVFKMGIYVRHLLCNASAPNAAQFGQSVEPLAQVGLQIAQSC
- the acad11 gene encoding acyl-CoA dehydrogenase family member 11 isoform X1, which encodes MTSSLSDNAGVPTPEDLISIYCRCRGIPSSLPQLNFYLALSVFKMGIYVRHLLCNASAPNAAQFGQSVEPLAQVGLQIAQRRWWPTGKQSVAWP
- the acad11 gene encoding acyl-CoA dehydrogenase family member 11 isoform X2, coding for MTSSLSDNAGVPTPEDLISIYCRCRGIPSSLPQLNFYLALSVFKMGIYVRHLLCNASAPNAAQFGQSVEPLAQVGLQIAQRCQTVCPDG